In Alosa sapidissima isolate fAloSap1 chromosome 5, fAloSap1.pri, whole genome shotgun sequence, the genomic stretch GCGGTCCAACAGCACGGGCCTACCGAAGCAACGCGAAACAAACTAGGCTAATTATTATAGCCTACCATTCGAATCTaccagagccatagaaaaagtTTATCTACCGTTCTGGAATCTACATTCCCTCCagattaggcctacatgatgGACGGCTACTCAATGATTTGCATATCGCATAGGCATAGACGATGTGAAAATCTGCCTGCATCTCACTCGAATCTGCGACACCTTTCCCCAGAGAATTCAGTCAACAATAAGGTTTTAAATATCGGTTTTAATATTTCCCGGGTGCACAATTAAATATAAAGCCATAACCAATCTCTCAAATATATCAATTCCCATAAATTATGAAATCACTCAGTCGGCCAAAACGAATAACAATAGAACAGACTGGACAAGTGCAAATTTTGACCGAGTTTTGTCTACCTAGTTTGGACTGGAAAACCTACTCAAAAACTACATTGAAAGTCAGTGATCTTGACAAGGTAAGTAAGGATCCAAATATTTTGGAATGGTGTTAGTGATAGCCTACTTAAATCTACAGTCTTCTATGGCTATAGGCTGCAAGAAAAAAtaatgtgtaggcctaatctGCTGCACACTCTTAAACCCAAAATATTCATTTAATACACTGCTCAACAATTAAGGGAACACTAAgttttcacaattgctaaaacacatttttttaaaaccttcCGCCCTTTTCCCCTTTCTCAAACTCTGTTCAAaggacagttcttgcaaaatcaaACAACTGCGTCAAGTTTCACCTCGACACTAAACAATGTCAGGGTAGCCTGCAATgtgtgattgaagtgttcccttcatTGTTTTGAGCAGTGTACATTAGAGGCACATCCTATCCATGTTTTATCCTGTGTTGTTTAACACAGGCTATGCTCAGATAAACTTGCAGGAAATCCCTGTTGAAGCCACTGTTCCAGGGATTGAGTGGTTCACCGTCAGGTCTTCCTCCAAGGGGTCATAGTGTAAAGAGCGGACTCGACGGATCCCATCCATCTGCCGATTCTGGATCAGGTCTGACCTGGACACATCCGCCAGTGCCAGCTGCAATAAGGGATCCTTCCGAAACAGTAGCAACATTTCGCAACTCTTTATCAGACGTATTGACAAAGTAGCAAATAGCACACACCTTTTCACAAGATGTTATCCTATAGATGTACCTTATTTCTTAGGCTATATAATTTCTAACAAAGCaggaataaataataaataataattataatgggGGAAAACAGTATTTTACTATCGAGGATCATAATCATAATTTCTCAGAGCAAATGAAGCATGAGTCATGACTGTCAGAATAACAAATCATACACACAAAATGCTAAACATAAAGACAACTTATTTCTCCATTTACAACACTGGCACATGTGTGTCTTGGCCTTGGCTGCACTTTAAAACTGAAGAAGATATAGAATCAaagttaaacaaaaaaaaaaaaaaaaaaaaaaaaaaaaaaaagcttccaTTTGAAACATTTGATTTCTGTGTCTGCTCTTTTCAAATCTCATACAATAGAAAATATACAAAGGAATTAGGCATTATAGCAGAAATATATTTTTCCTCCAAAGTCCATAATAACAATACAGTGCAACCAATAGAATTTATGCTGACAAAACATAGAATGGGTGAATGACAAATTACGAGGCAAGTTGTGAAGCAGTAAATGTACACGTTATATGAAGGCAGGACATGTAACAGTGAACTCCCTTGGAGTGTGTATGATccattattgtgatggcttgatGAGGTGCAACGCTGTACATGTACTTTGTCAGAACTCAACTGCTACATGAagtttcctcctctctcatgaCTGAGGATCTTAAAATGAATTGTTTCTAAAAGGCATCTTCTCTTATGTGATGGCCTATTTACAACGCACACCTGCCATTAAAAATGAAACTCTGCATGCACAACTCATAAAACCCTCTAAAGTCGTACCCTCATCTTCACCAAGTGGTGGTAACAGCTAAAGCACTGCATTGCAGATCAATGTGATGTATGATATAAAGCTCAATGAGTCTCATCTTTAAATCCCAAATACCTTATAGTTGCCATGCCATAGTTATAACTAACTTGGTCAACCAAATCTCCAGTCTGTCAAAGACTAGGGTAGTTTTGACCATCCTCGTCCTAGTCACAGGGCAAGAGCGCTACCATTGATGTCCGTCTAGATCTTTGTGCAAAACAATTAGGTCATGATCAACCACAATCCCCAAAACAACCTTGTACCAAGATAGTGATTTCTCACATGTCCCAGACAGGACCTTGCATACTTACTGCTGTAGGTGGTACTTGACAGTATGACACAGATCCTCTCAGAAACAACCTAAAGTGAGCAAATTCAGGGCTCCAAAACTACGTCAAACTTGCCTACAGAAACGCCAGACCTGCTGGCAAAGGTGGCTCTTCTGAAATTAGTGGAAGACTACACTTTTTTTTGAATGAGGGGGGTGAATACATGAGCCATACCAGAAACCTTCGCTGCAGCAGATCACAAGAATGCCCGCAATCTCTGTTCAAATcgcttctcctccacctctcttggTGTCAGAACTCAGAAACCTTTACAATAACTTCGGAATAATTTTagggatatttttttttctaggGCCCAGAAAGTGCTTCGTAGAGTAACAGCCCTAAATGTTGCCAACTGGTTAAATACAAGCTTCCCAGTGGGGCTATACTTGACCACCACCATGTAAATGTACTACAAAGTAAGCAAGGATTTACTGGAATTCAGAAGCGATTCAACAGGCCATAATGCTAAAACAGACATCAAAGCTTTTGGAAAAACTATAAGATGAGCCTTATTCATACAATGGCCATTCAAAGGAAAATTCATATACTGCAAGTATGATCAAATGTTGCAACATTTTGTGAACATGAACGTGGGCTTCACGTTCATGTTTGTTCACGTTTGTTCACATCATAAGCTACAGTGAAGCATTTccagaaaaaaagagggggaaaaaaaaacattagatacAAACTATATTGGCTCagagaaataaatacatatttaaaGTTCATCAAAGTGACCCAGTTTACCCATTCACAAAATAGTCACAGTCTTAACATCTTTTAGAAAAAGCAAACATAAGCTTTCAGGAACTATGTGTTTTAGTTCCTTGAATGGTTCTAGACTTTAGTGGGAAAATGGTTCATCACACTTACATTATTGGGTGGAAGTGATATGAAAACATGCAGTTCAAATCTACTTTTCAGGAACACAAAAACTGGATGAGTATTGAGTTTTGCGTCCGGTCATGCAAACACAGGTATCGTCCATTATACACAAGTTCTGCTCTCCAGCCAAGACAAATTGAAATCAAGTAGTGCCCACTACTAATCTGACCTTTCGGGGGTTAATTGGCTGAGTGAGAGCAATATTTTACTTTTAGGGTTGTAATAGACAGTACTTGGGTTTGAACTGTGGTGGCCAATCTGGTAAAGCAGAAGTGTTGAATGGAAGACTGTTGAAAGATCATTGCCTAGAAACATTCACAGCTCCTGAAAATGTCCTTTTTTAACAGGCACAAAGGCAGCATATGGCATCTGCACACATGTTCACAAACTGCCAATTCATCTAAAGAGGTGGTTTATATACTAATATTTCCTCTGGGTTACCTATTGAGGCATTTAGTTAACAACAATTATATTTAATTGCTGCCTACTGTATCTTATACTTGTGAGCATCTTACAACTCGCTGGTGCATCTGAACACCTTCCGTAGGTATCTATCCAAAGCAGGAATACCACGTGGAGGACTAGCTGACCACTGACACATCAcgacaggctgtgtgtgttacGCATCAGCATCACTGCCACTCACCTCAGTGCACATACCGTCATACAGCTCCATATCCCAAATAGAGCAGTCACAAACATTCAAAGAAATGAAGGCAAAATAAAAACTATTGCTTGATCAATTAATAAAAAGGATAAAATTCCCAATGTGGCATCACTGCATTAGTAGTTTTCCACCTGCTATCCATTCCAGCTTGGTCCAAAATGACCAACATTATTGTTCAGCTGCCAGGGAGGGGATTTGAAATGAAAGATGGAGTCGAATAGAGCAAATAAGCAACATGAAATGGtataacaataaataaataaaaacaaataaaaacaaatgaaaaaggaagctatgcataaaaaaaaacatttaaataatACTTAAATAACTTgcaacgcacatacacacacacacgtgatcaGGGAGTGATTGTGAATGCACAAGAACCCTTGAGGGAGAAGGTTCCGATCCCTCGAAGGGTGTTCAGCAGGCTGGCTATAAGGGAAGCTTCTTCAGCTGCTCGTACGTCATGAAAAACTGAAGGAGGGTGAAGGAAGATCTCAGAATTCCCAGGACAAAATTTCCTATACCTCTAAAAGCATGCAGTTACATACATTTTTATCTACTTTATATTTGCTGACCTCTAGTGaatacaataaaatacaatGGAACTTCCTTTTCTTTTGCCTGACAAAACACTAAATATTTTGCATGCATGACAGCTGAACGCTGAAGTCAATTTCAGGTAAATGACCCACTTGAAAATCCTCTTCCCTGAACTCTGGTGGAAAGGATACAATGATGTTCCAGGGTCCTAAACGGAGCCAGTTGGGCCAGAAGCCCTTGTAGAGGGCAAAGAAGCCCTCACCCCTCCAGGTCTGCATGAGGCCGTCCAGCGTGCCTTTGTAGAGCGGGCTGCCTGCCAACACTCGCTGGTTCATCATCCGCGTACGCACCACGTCCACCGGGTTGGACGCCAGCGCCCCCgccaggccacaggtaaaactGGAGCTGCACAGAACCAAAGGAGAAGAGGGGCTTTTATAGTGAGCTGGGAGAGTAGTGGTTGTGGGTAAATTTGTGGGTTGTGGGTAAATAAAGCTACAAGAAAAGTGTTTCAGGTACAAGTGTCCACTATTCTTctctaaacaaaaacaaaatggccaCTTGTATCACCAAAGGCTTCAGCTAACTTGTTAGTAAGCTTCCATCAGTGCCATTTGGGCTGTTGATGGAGTTTGCAACGTTTTAATAGAAAACTGCTGTGAGAAAGTTTATTTCCAGTTACTTACACAAAATGTGTGAGGATAGTGTCACCCATCACTCCTGAACCAATGAGGTGCTTCTTGGTGATGTCGTACACAGGTAGCTCCACCCCAACAACAATGGCCGCTCGCTGTGCTGTAGGTATCACGCCCTATGATTGGATAAATCATGAGTTACTGGTATGAAGACAAGATACTTACTCATTGATCAAAGTTAAACTAGGATTATTATGCATTCCCTTAAACAGAGTATTACCCTAAATATTCAATCAAAAGATCAAACTTCCCTATATAAAAAAGCACAGCTCAAGACAAGGGGAGTTTCATCCCTGTGTATGTCAACCATTGGTGGTTACAAGTAGGTATATAACTAAGTATTTACTAAGTAAGTACTAAGTACAGTTTATCAGAGGACCAagtcagacaaaaaaaaaacctgtagcctgaatctaaaaaaaaaaaaaatgggatgGCAATTCActgcggggatcacattagccagcggcaagcagcaggtttcctatggttctctatggttcggcagcggaacggtggcaacactggcgtaacgctagcgttgaacaagctgagcgttgaacttggttcaactttcaaagcgcaacgcgagcgtattcaattgacaaaccgtttgtgttgcttaggaacgagataaaacttattatggtctgagtgtTGCATTACGTTTGtcgctgccgcttgccgctggccgaTGTGATCCTCGCCTAAAAGCTTTGTGGGGGGGGATGAAGGCAGGGTGAAAGGCGGGATTGGCACTTACCCTCCACAGGCCACGGGTGCCCTCTGTCTGGTAGATGTTCATGAAGTTGGACATCATGCTGCCCTGGAGTAGGCTGCCCTGCGCTTGCATGCGAATCTGCGAAGAGAGGAGGCCACCCAGGCAAGGTCAGCTTCCACTACACGTGCTTCATGCTGGACCCATTCACTTTCTGAACGATTGTGCTATCTATAGCTTTGTATTGGTTATTTGCTCTAAACATAACCAGTCCCCTAAATGAAACAAACTCTTTGGTTCATAAAGTTTAGAATAGACAGAGCATCGTGACTTGCAATTTATTGTGAA encodes the following:
- the slc25a14 gene encoding brain mitochondrial carrier protein 1 isoform X2, with product MEVRYRGMFHALLRIGQEEGVKALYSGISPALLRQASYGTIKIGTYNTLKKLFVSRPEDETMVINVFCGVVSGVLSSSLANPTDVLKIRMQAQGSLLQGSMMSNFMNIYQTEGTRGLWRGVIPTAQRAAIVVGVELPVYDITKKHLIGSGVMGDTILTHFVSSFTCGLAGALASNPVDVVRTRMMNQRVLAGSPLYKGTLDGLMQTWRGEGFFALYKGFWPNWLRLGPWNIIFFMTYEQLKKLPL
- the slc25a14 gene encoding brain mitochondrial carrier protein 1 isoform X1, translated to MASLNWKPFIYGGMASIVAEFGTFPIDLTKTRLQVQGQSHCMEVRYRGMFHALLRIGQEEGVKALYSGISPALLRQASYGTIKIGTYNTLKKLFVSRPEDETMVINVFCGVVSGVLSSSLANPTDVLKIRMQAQGSLLQGSMMSNFMNIYQTEGTRGLWRGVIPTAQRAAIVVGVELPVYDITKKHLIGSGVMGDTILTHFVSSFTCGLAGALASNPVDVVRTRMMNQRVLAGSPLYKGTLDGLMQTWRGEGFFALYKGFWPNWLRLGPWNIIFFMTYEQLKKLPL